The genomic window CTAATCTCGGGTGAAGGCTGGTATGACGGACTGACGATGGCTATGCCCCTTTTTCAAAGCGGACATACGGAAGGTCGGCTACATTATCATGATCAACCCAATGAAAACATCTTTACAAATTATGCTCGCGAATTTGCTCACCTATGTCTAGGCGATGTTGCAAGAGGATCAACGGGTGTTCATGAATTGGGAATCAACGATGAAGTAATGGTGCCACTAAGAAAAGGAATAATACCGACGATGGCCTTAGTTGATGGCACTATAAAAAATGGATTACCTAAAATTATTAAAATTATTGAGCAAGCGAAAAAATATGAGGAGCTCTACTTAAATGACTAAGCGCGAAAAAAAGGAGAATCGAGTTGGCTGGATACTCATTGCCCCGCAGGTTTTGGGATTTGTTTTATTTGTTGTTTTCCCTTTAGTTTTCTCTTTGTATTTATGCTTTGCCCAGTGGAATTTTATCGATTTTCCGACATTTGTTGGTTTGGATAACGTCAAAGCAATTTTTAGTGATCGGGTATTTTGGAAATCAATCGGCAATACATTCATCTATTTAGTGTTAGCTGTTCCTTTGACTATATTCACCAGTCTGACACTAGCTATCCTAACTAATCGAAAATTGCATTTTCTAAAACTATATCGAGCGGCTTTTTTCCTTCCGATGGTTACTTCAACGGTAGCGATTGCGATGGTTTGGTATTTTATCTATGAACCCAATGGAGGAGTTTTAAATTCTCTATTAATGGGATTAGGAATAAGCAATCCTCCAGCCTGGCTAACCGATAGTCGATATGCCCGTTTTGCGGTAGTGGTGGTTATTATTTGGTTAAAAATGGGGTATTACTAC from Bacilli bacterium includes these protein-coding regions:
- a CDS encoding sugar ABC transporter permease — encoded protein: MTKREKKENRVGWILIAPQVLGFVLFVVFPLVFSLYLCFAQWNFIDFPTFVGLDNVKAIFSDRVFWKSIGNTFIYLVLAVPLTIFTSLTLAILTNRKLHFLKLYRAAFFLPMVTSTVAIAMVWYFIYEPNGGVLNSLLMGLGISNPPAWLTDSRYARFAVVVVIIWLKMGYYYIIFDAGLKNIPGDLYEAAEIDGANVWQKIKKITLPLLSPVMFFVMVMLCIDVFNIFNEVYIMTGGGPDYSTYTLSMYIYFQAFSEFDMGKASVASWVLFIFVGFVTLIQFKFKKKVVFE